In Mustela lutreola isolate mMusLut2 chromosome 1, mMusLut2.pri, whole genome shotgun sequence, one genomic interval encodes:
- the CEP295 gene encoding centrosomal protein of 295 kDa isoform X4 → MTEVTGAWRWLPRRRTNGCWEAGGPRAPGRFLSELPFLIPGPRFSETLKYLEMKRKVGNAGKLRLSPNEEAYILKEDYERRRKLRLLQVREQERGIALQIREDIKQRRNQQLTRLAEELRTEWKESQTQKIKNLEKLYLASLRSMGEGHQHAKENEPDLNALARRAAERRRKAEMRHKEALKLQKSKKEELAKQKTWHITARKEALLVEKERSAKITSLPPPPPALFENIELKRTSNVKTGRSTYHHLCTFVSRETDTEQPDPHLAAEEEAKRLEERQKQAARERMEQYQKAHVRGFQAMKKIHLAQTQEKLMKELEQLQQEDLARRRQTVAQMPPQLIELPYKRSEMKEDWQRELEFAFEDMYNADRKVKGNLILHLEPEPLPTVTDQIQDEELDLSMEQESLGETENSPVTEAETICSSEAEVPLAIKTHQVPSKILFKKLLNKIRSQKSLWTIKSMSEDESEVITALSETESKAPTVESGGTVGEERTSSSGQEQVAESDTLTIDSGPLTSEEKPLSLDTDSEKEQEMKEAQPITAVAQSSILLHPQEEASRIRMAARQKQVGTAPAPCTVTYDEDNHRQMIHNYQHQLLQQNRFHRQSVETARKRLLEYQTMLKGKYSSGLATSLTSDSVKSVLPQNTERPTVISEHWDQGQRPKLSPNKYLPVPSIQISRSEEDHFQIPRQSLFPQRQVEIDMVINSDVLKAKQSLESKEQPKQFSRSEVQQRGYKLVHKDSHILSKPLSHDRLLIIQDPKEIAEISRATTSQTLDPQQRFSENKESIPSKLTKRSSFQPAAAEHAFSSLPATVESGKIQESFVARNNSTVSISPSVISHMQGKSLPTSENITAHLGNLKALQEQLDLQKEVLRSRQEAQERLLLYKQKELEGQTGLSVSLPLVSLDSFSTLPSARAESGSIQESFPTRDDTAVPLGHLGVPQLPDRLWSFSQPILSQPDNFNFLQEQFHIQRDSLQARREAQEVSCVHKQSELGGRIWSEQTAPPSLPSQVAQHTFTSLPSTCTGKIQLQYSSESVKGLLSSQSENQKSRDGSLSFLQQFFPLHDSLQLLREQVTTQSNALQARQEVQAELLLHRQRDLDESGQMGSSLPPAAAPCLVASQASAKTEPRRIENFDLSEKESVIPSSHPVIPASQDGPHSFPQHNLPRQENLTALQEQSHTHRVMLGAEQETREFVHKPHELEKTVSSEQTSTSISLSQVAESERCQEFMPGKSDSAVPLSSSTIPRFQERCLGFLQPTLPLQDNLEEHQEWLDTEKAALHFSQKSQGKVSLEQTDSSFEPQVGQPSFTSLPSAESGTTQEPPSTESDSKSLSSHLQIPQLQDRLWRISQLIRPQQDNLKALGERLATQREAIIQSRQEAQEELLLHKQSEWKQGRSPEHVGSSSFSPPVVQHSLASLPLSESGRTQEPCSTTSDNTASSRHSEKPGLPDRLFGLSQPVLPEQDHLIALQQEHLHAQSNSLPCGKKPQKYLVLPRQYEFEEKLSSEHFVQLPHGDLKVLQEQLEIQRKAIRSRQEVQEELILQRLSKLEKRVSSEQISSSSVSQVAPPVADSERIQKPLTTKSDSTVASSHSKISASQDRLPSPSPPVLPSQGILAARLDFEREVVHSNEKGQEELLNNQTKLTASESCEHPIPYLFLPTEKKHPFIPLPFAEVKSKNHDELYSSKNEQAALSSNSMTPRLQDRLVCFSQPVLTLQDNLGLQKQLDLQKKVLHYSHKAQEELLVQRQTTLQQQVQKHQETLRDFFKYSQISKPTAEGDTETQKLREWLPVLQDLARADQEGISPANRSNSGDNHQLLSEESGVQQSGEHLDKELGRRSSKPPVAKVKCGLDLNQHELSAIPEVESPASGRTSILGKPDFYQDRDPLRVSISREQSFFGSPLNCDAFGCLDPIAQEYVCNDESKETVKVKEAMAENHAVEEEQIYLSPTMKLDNAETEEIYHEPLSSVTVSTGSFLSYENTDLSLTDPGSFSELDPREQESTTGKEEERDILSSVLPSSQVHCQRQDSQEVLQALLPAVEKFTPGKTHMQQMIGKHRNEANLMTEKNRLEVDLDFPELEHTFPNLHRQLFKPLEPHPDFDISSYSGISQDSRDFYQNSDSSCESHHTVATPRSTVSFTALKTSLNSSNTSPNQQLDPPLAHAAAQIFATEKTEGSEQSFQQLLPEFSSQEGSQHIDLPSIFSIEARDSSQGMESQNYSEQTEIQNKKKSVHFHLCVENLQSSVFSSSDEANVFHPLSLQYSTPCGSTSSECSTKAQPQGRKERLGFEEPSERGLDGDKTESLGVLNINSHVEEMDSQSCVRTVERGTSVQAPYSVENEKYFKNSTKTETPKIPGNLSHLGESELFLSSGSLQSSIPVWETESGHGIIEEPELTLLSTSDISIAEMDLANLTLEERKGNEAKSSSQVSELLPFVTVTETLDYPDVSEHCTEEHMFVSAETPPKIIALPGSLQEAFIKRKKSFIERSSQRQKEIKNKIRISENSQIKIAKEKPTGSSVNCLKGVNKVKVRVSLPEDRKTAEALMHQRALRSYNQLAEVKQQREEKAKQDAYTQNRARAKEFHKQTLEKLRAKNTC, encoded by the exons gaacCTGATTTGAATGCTCTGGCACGGCGGGCagcagaaagaagaaggaaagcagaAATGAGGCATAAAGAAGCTCTGAAATtacaaaagagtaaaaaagaagAACTAGCGAAACAAAAAACCTG GCATATAACAGCTCGAAAGGAAGCACTGCTTGTGGAAAAAGAGAGATCGGCCAAAATTACAAgtctgccaccaccacccccagctctTTTTGAG AACATTGAACTAAAGAGAACTTCTAATGTGAAAACTGGTAGATCCACCTATCATCATCTTTGCACTTTTGTGAGCAGAGAGACGGACACAGAGCAG CCAGATCCTCATTTGGCTGCTGAAGAAGAAGCTAAAAGATTGGAAGAACGACAAAAACAGGCAGCACGGGAGAGAATGGAACAGTATCAAAAGGCTCATGTGCGGGGATTTCAAGCAATGAAAAAGATCCATTTGGCTCAA ACTCAGGAGAAACTAATGAAAGAACTCGAACAACTCCAACAAGAGGACCTGGCACGTAGGAGACAGACTGTGGCACAGATGCCACCACAACTCATTGAGCTTCCATACAAACGCAGTGAAATGAAAGAAGACTGGCAGAGAGAGCTGgaatttgcctttgaagacatgtaCAATGCAGACAGGA AAGTGAAAGGAAACCTGATTTTGCACCTCGAACCGGAACCTTTGCCCACTGTGACTGATCAGATCCAAGATGAAGAACTGGACCTTTCAATGGAACAAGAAAGTTTAGGAGAAACTGAAAATAGTCCAGTTACAGAAGCCGAAACAATATGTTCCAGTGAAGCAGAAG ttccCTTGGCAATAAAGACCCACCAGGTCccttcaaaaattctttttaaaaaattattaaataagatCCGAAGCCAAAAATCTCTCTGGACGATTAAATCCATGTCTGAGGATGAAAGTGAAGTGATTACAGCTCTTAGTGAAACTGAGAGTAAAGCACCAACAGTTGAATCAGGAGGAACTGTTGGCGAGGAGAGGACGTCATCCTCTGGGCAGGAACAAG TTGCTGAAAGTGATACTTTAACAATTGACTCTGGACCACTTACTAGTGAAGAGAAACCACTTTCATTGGATACAGACTCTGAAAAGGaacaag AAATGAAGGAAGCTCAGCCTATCACAGCTGTAGCTCAGAGTTCAATTCTACTTCATCCTCAAGAAGAAGCATCCAGAATTAGAATGGCAGCAAGGCAGAAACAG GTTGGCACTGCTCCAGCACCATGCACGGTAACTTATGATGAAGATAATCATAGGCAGATGATTCATAACTATCAACATCAGCTTTTACAGCAGAACAG gtTTCACAGACAGTCTGTTGAAACAGCCAGGAAACGATTACTTGAATATCAGACTATGTTAAAAGGAAAGTACTCATCTGGGTTAGCCACTTCACTGACATCTGATTCTGTTAAATCAGTACTGCCACAGAATACTGAGAGACCCACTGTTATATCAGAGCATTGGGATCAAGGTCAGAGACCCAAGTTGAGTCCTAACAAATATCTGCCTGTACCATCCATACAGATCTCCAGATCAGAAGAAGATCATTTTCAGATTCCAAGACAAAGTCTCTTTCCACAAAGACAGGTAGAAATAGACATGGTAATCAATTCAGATGTTTTAAAAGCCAAGCAGTCTTTGGAATCAAAGGAACAGCCTAAGCAGTTCTCACGGAGTGAAGTACAACAGAGAGGCTATAAATTGGTTCATAAAGATTCTCATATACTTTCAAAGCCTTTGTCACATGATAGGCTGCTAATAATACAGGATCCTAAAGAAATAGCTGAAATATCTCGGGCAACAACTTCTCAAACTTTAGATCCCCAGCAGAGGTTCTCAGAGAACAAGGAAAGTATACCCTCCAAGCTAACTAAACGTTCTTCATTCCAGCCAGCGGCAGCTGAGCATGCTTTTAGTTCTCTGCCTGCTACAGTTGAATCTGGAAAAATCCAGGAATCCTTTGTAGCCAGGAACAACAGTACAGTTTCTATAAGTCCTTCTGTAATCAGCCACATGCAGGGTAAGTCTTTGCCAACCTCAGAAAATATCACAGCCCACCTGGGTAATTTGAAGGCTCTCCAAGAACAGTTAGACCTACAGAAGGAGGTTCTTCGGTCAAGACAGGAAGCTCAGGAACGATTGCTTTTGTACAAACAGAAAGAATTGGAAGGACAAACtggcctctctgtctcccttccaTTAGTATCTCTGGATTCATTCTCTACATTGCCTTCTGCCAGAGCTGAATCGGGGAGCATCCAGGAATCTTTTCCAACCAGGGATGATACTGCAGTTCCCTTAGGCCATCTTGGGGTCCCACAACTTCCGGATAGGCTTTGGAGTTTTTCACAACCTATCTTATCACAGCCAGATAATTTTAACTTTCTCCAAGAACAGTTTCATATTCAGAGGGACAGCCTTCAGGCTAGGCGAGAAGCCCAAGAGGTGTCATGTGTACATAAACAGAGTGAATTGGGTGGAAGAATATGGTCTGAACAGACTGcgcccccttctctcccttcgCAGGTAGCTCAGCATACATTTACTTCACTTCCTTCTACTTGCACTGGAAAGATCCAGCTGCAGTATTCATCTGAGAGCGTGAAGGGTCTTCTCTCAAGCCAGTCTGAAAACCAGAAATCTCGGGATGGGTCTTTGAGTTTCCTACAGCAGTTCTTCCCTTTGCATGATAGTTTGCAGTTGCTCCGAGAACAGGTGACTACACAGAGCAATGCCCTTCAGGCCAGGCAGGAAGTCCAGGCAGAATTGCTTCTGCATAGACAGAGGGATTTGGATGAGTCTGGGCAAATGGGTTCTTCACTTCCACCAGCGGCTGCTCCATGTTTAGTTGCTTCACAAGCTTCTGCTAAAACTGAACCTAGAAGAATTGAGAACTTTGATTTATCTGAAAAGGAGAGTGTTATTCCCTCTAGTCATCCGGTAATCCCAGCATCTCAGGATGGGCCTCACAGTTTTCCACAGCATAACCTGCCAAGGCAAGAAAATTTGACAGCACTCCAAGAACAGTCGCATACACACAGGGTAATGCTTGGTGCTGAACAAGAAACTCGGGAATTTGTACACAAACCACATGAATTAGAGAAAACGGTTTCTTCTGAACAGACTAGCACCTCTATATCCCTGTCCCAGGTAGCTGAGTCTGAAAGATGCCAGGAGTTTATGCCAGGCAAGAGTGACAGTGCAGTTCCCTTAAGCTCTTCTACGATCCCGAGGTTTCAGGAAAGATGTCTGGGATTTTTACAGCCTACACTACCTCTGCAAGATAACTTGGAGGAACACCAAGAATGGCTGGACACAGAGAAGGCGGCCCTTCACTTCAGCCAGAAAAGCCAAGGAAAGGTATCTTTGGAACAAACTGACTCCTCATTCGAGCCCCAGGTAGGGCAGCCTTCATTTACTTCGTTACCTTCTGCTGAGTCTGGTACAACCCAGGAGCCTCCTTCAACTGAGAGTGACAGCAAAAGTCTTTCAAGCCATCTTCAGATCCCACAGTTGCAGGATAGGCTTTGGAGGATATCACAGCTTATTCGGCCTCAGCAAGATAATTTGAAGGCGCTCGGGGAAAGGTTAGCTACACAGAGAGAAGCTATCATTCAGTCTAGACAGGAAGCTCAGGAAGAATTACTTCTGCACAAACAGAGTGAGTGGAAGCAAGGAAGATCTCCTGAGCATGTTGGCTCCTCTTCCTTCTCACCCCCTGTTGTACAGCATTCGCTTGCTTCATTACCTCTTAGTGAATCTGGGAGAACCCAAGAACCTTGTTCAACTACGAGTGATAATACAGCTTCCTCAAGACATTCTGAGAAACCGGGTCTGCCTGATAGGCTTTTCGGTTTATCACAGCCTGTTTTACCTGAACAAGATCACTTGATTGCACTTCAGCAAGAACACTTGCATGCACAAAGCAATTCTCTTCCGTGTGGCAAAAAACCCCAGAAATACTTGGTTTTGCCCAGACAATATGAATTTGAGGAGAAGTTATCTTCTGAGCATTTTGTCCAGCTTCCCCATGGTGATTTGAAAGTACTTCAGGAGCagttagaaatacaaagaaaagccaTTCGATCTAGACAGGAAGTCCAAGAAGAATTAATTTTGCAAAGACTAAGTAAATTGGAGAAAAGGGTATCCTCTGAGCAGATTAGCTCTTCATCGGTATCCCAGGTAGCACCACCTGTTGCTGACTCTGAAAGAATCCAAAAGCCTCTTACAACCAAAAGTGACAGTACTGTTGCCTCAAGTCACTCCAAGATCTCAGCATCCCAGGATAGACTTCCGAGTCCATCACCGCCTGTTCTGCCTTCACAGGGTATTTTGGCAGCACGGTTGGACTTCGAGAGGGAAGTGGTGCATTCTAATGAGAAGGGCCAGGAAGAACTGTTAAACAATCAAACAAAATTGACTGCAAGTGAATCTTGCGAGCATCCTATTCCCTATTTGTTTTTACCCACAGAAAAGAAGCATCCATTTATTCCACTCCCTTTTGCTGAAGTTAAATCTAAAAACCATGATGAATTGTATTCATCTAAGAATGAACAGGCAGCTCTCTCAAGCAATTCCATGACCCCCAGACTTCAAGATAGACTTGTGTGTTTTTCACAACCTGTCTTAACTCTGCAAGATAACCTAGGACTTCAGAAGCAGTTGGATCTACAAAAGAAAGTTCTGCATTATAGCCACAAAGCCCAAGAAGAATTGCTTGTACAGAGACAGACAACACTGCAGCAGCAGGTACAGAAACATCAAGAGACTTTGagggatttctttaaatatagtcAG ATAAGTAAGCCCACAGCTGAAGGTGATACAGAAACTCAGAAGCTCAGAGAGTGGCTTCCTGTTCTCCAAGACCTAGCAAGGGCTGATCAGGAAGGCATCAGTCCTGCGAATAGGAGCAACTCTGGTGATAATCATCAGCTGCTTTCAGAAGAGAGTGGTGTCCAGCAAAGTG GTGAGCATCTGGACAAAGAACTGGGCAGAAGATCCTCAAAGCCACCTGTAGCAAAAGTGAAATGTGGATTGGACTTGAACCAGCATGAACTCAGTGCTATACCAGAGGTAGAGTCaccagcaagtggcagaacatCTATACTAG gtAAACCAGATTTTTATCAAGACAGGGACCCCCTAAGGGTTTCAATAAGCCGAGAACAAAGTTTCTTTGGGAGCCCACTGAACTGTGATGCATTTGGTTGTCTTGACCCTATTGCCCAGGAATACGTTTGTAATGATGAGTCCAAGGAAACAG TAAAGGTCAAGGAGGCTATGGCTGAGAATCATGCCGTGGAGGAAGAACAGATATATCTGAGTCCAACTATGAAGCTGGATAAT GCTGAAACAGAAGAGATTTATCATGAGCCGTTATCATCAGTAACTGTTTCTACTGGGAGCTTTTTAAGTTACGAAAACACGGATCTGAGCCTTACAGATCCAG GGTCATTTTCAGAGCTGGACCCCAGGGAACAAGAATCTACCACTggtaaagaagaggaaagagatatTTTAAGTTCTGTACTTCCCTCATCACAAGTTCATTGTCAAAGGCAGGATTCTCAGGAAGTTCTTCAAGCTCTGTTGCCTGCAGTGGAAAAGTTTACACCTGGTAAGACACACATGCAGCAGATGATAGGCAAGCACAGAAATGAAGCAAATCTGATGACTGAAAAAAACAGACTTGagg TTGACCTGGACTTTCCGGAGTTGGAACACACTTTTCCAAATTTGCATCGTCAGCTATTTAAACCCTTAGAACCACATCCAGATTTTGATATATCATCATATTCTGGGATTTCTCAAGACAGCAGAGACTTTTACCAG AACTCAGATTCTTCGTGTGAAAGCCACCACACTGTTGCAACACCCAGAAGCACAGTTTCTTTTACAGCACTGAAAACCAGCCTGAATTCTTCTAACACAAGCCCAAACCAGCAGCTGGACCCTCCTTTGGCTCATGCTGCTGCTCAGATATTTGCCACAGAAAAGACTGAAG GATCTGAACAATCTTTTCAACAGCTTCTGCCAGAATTTTCTTCACAGGAGGGGAGCCAACATATTGATCTACCAAGTATTTTTAGCATTGAAGCAAGAGATTCTTCCCAAGGCATGGAAAGTCAGAACTATTCTGAACAGACtgaaatacaaaataagaaaaaaagtgttcATTTCCACCTCTGTGTAGAAAATTTACAGAGTTCAGTTTTCAGTTCCTCTGATGAGGCTAATGTATTTCATCCCTTAAGTCTACAGTATAGCACGCCGTGTGGGTCTACCTCTAGTGAGTGCTCAACAAAAGCCCAACcccaaggcagaaaagaaagacTGGGCTTTGAAGAACCATCAGAAAGAGGACTTGATGGAGATAAAACTGAAAGCCTTGgggttttaaatataaattcacatGTGGAGGAAATGGATTCTCAATCCTGTGTCAGAACAGTAGAAAGGGGAACTTCAGTTCAAGCACCATATTCTGTTGAGAatgaaaagtattttaagaattCCACTAAGACAGAAACTCCAAAAATCCCAGGAAACCTTTCTCACCTAGGAGAGTCAGAGCTCTTTTTAAGTTCTGGATCATTACAGAGCTCTATTCCAGTGTGG GAGACAGAGTCTGGCCATGGTATAATAGAAGAACCAGAGCTTACATTACTAAGCACCAGTGATATCAGTATTGCTGAAATGGATCTTGCAAATCTAACactagaagaaaggaaaggaaatgaggcAAAAAGCAGTTCTCAG GTGAGTGAACTTCTACCTTTTGTAACAGTAACAGAAACCTTGGATTATCCAGATGTATCTGAACACTGCACGGAGGAGCACATGTTTGTGTCTGCAG aaaccccTCCAAAGATTATAGCTCTACCTGGGAGCTTACAAGAAGCatttataaagaggaaaaaatcattTATAGAAAGATCctcccagagacagaaagaaataaagaataaaattcgTATTTCTGAAAATTCTCAAATCAAAATAGCTAAGGAGAAACCTACAG GCTCATCTGTGAATTGCCTGAAGGGTGTGAATAAAGTTAAGGTTAGAGTGTCACTTCCTGAAGACAGAAAGACTGCAGAAGCCCTCATGCATCAAAGAGCCCTAAG ATCATACAATCAGCTAGCTGAAGTCAAAcagcaaagggaagagaaagcaaagcaagatGCATACACCCAAAACAGAGCAAGGGCTAAAGAATTTCATAAG CAAACACTGGAGAAACTTAGAGCCAAAAATACATGCTGA